One Amycolatopsis thermophila DNA segment encodes these proteins:
- the pruA gene encoding L-glutamate gamma-semialdehyde dehydrogenase, whose protein sequence is MDAVTTVPTPVNEPVLQYAPGSPERAEVQAALAELAKEPVELTATIGGEQRMGGGPRVDVVQPHNHRAVLGTFGSAAQQDTRDALAAARAAAPAWRKLSFDDRAAILLRAADLLTGPWRATLNAATMLGQSKTVFQAEIDSACELADFWRFNVSFARRLLAEQPASSPGVWNRTDHRPLEGFVYAITPFNFTAIAGNLPTAPALMGNVVLWKPSPTQTFAAHLTMRLLEEAGLPPGVINLLPGDGPAVSEVALASPDLAGIHFTGSTRTFRHLWSQVGANIANYRTYPRIVGETGGKDFVLAHPSADVDVLRTALIRGAFEYQGQKCSAASRAYLPRSVWNRMRDDFLAEVESLTMGDVTDLGNFMGAVIDRRSFDKLSGVLDRARGDDRLEILAGGTADDSDGFFVRPTVLRSDDPEHEVFTTEYFGPVLAVHVYDDARYDTVLRQMEGVAPYGLTGSIIATDRAAIAHATEELRFAAGNFYVNDKPTGAVVGQQPFGGGRASGTNDKAGSVHNLLRWVSPRSIKETFVPPTTVGYPHQG, encoded by the coding sequence GTGGACGCCGTGACCACCGTGCCCACCCCGGTCAACGAGCCGGTCCTGCAGTACGCGCCGGGCAGCCCGGAACGCGCCGAGGTGCAGGCAGCGCTCGCCGAGCTGGCGAAGGAACCCGTCGAGCTGACCGCGACGATCGGCGGCGAGCAGCGGATGGGCGGCGGGCCCCGGGTCGACGTCGTCCAGCCGCACAACCACCGCGCCGTCCTGGGCACCTTCGGCTCCGCCGCCCAGCAGGACACCCGTGACGCACTCGCCGCCGCCCGTGCGGCCGCCCCGGCGTGGCGGAAGCTGTCCTTCGACGACCGCGCGGCGATCCTGCTGCGCGCCGCCGACCTGCTCACCGGCCCGTGGCGGGCGACGCTCAACGCCGCCACCATGCTCGGCCAGTCCAAGACGGTGTTCCAGGCCGAGATCGACTCCGCGTGCGAACTCGCCGACTTCTGGCGCTTCAACGTCTCCTTCGCCCGCCGCCTGCTCGCCGAGCAGCCCGCCAGCTCGCCGGGCGTGTGGAACCGGACCGACCACCGGCCGCTGGAGGGCTTCGTCTACGCCATCACCCCGTTCAACTTCACCGCGATCGCCGGCAACCTGCCGACCGCGCCCGCTCTGATGGGCAACGTGGTGCTGTGGAAGCCCTCCCCGACGCAGACCTTCGCCGCGCACCTGACCATGCGGCTGCTGGAGGAGGCCGGCCTGCCGCCGGGCGTGATCAACCTGCTGCCCGGGGACGGGCCGGCCGTCTCGGAGGTCGCGCTGGCCTCGCCGGACCTGGCCGGCATCCACTTCACCGGATCGACCCGCACCTTCCGGCACCTGTGGTCGCAGGTGGGCGCGAACATCGCGAACTACCGCACCTACCCGCGCATCGTCGGCGAGACCGGCGGCAAGGACTTCGTCCTGGCCCACCCCTCGGCCGACGTCGACGTGCTGCGCACCGCGCTGATCCGCGGCGCTTTCGAGTACCAGGGCCAGAAGTGCTCGGCCGCCTCGCGGGCCTACCTGCCGCGCTCGGTGTGGAACCGGATGCGGGACGACTTCCTGGCCGAGGTCGAGTCGCTCACCATGGGCGATGTCACCGACCTGGGCAACTTCATGGGCGCGGTGATCGACCGGCGCTCGTTCGACAAGCTGTCCGGGGTGCTGGACCGCGCCCGCGGCGACGACCGGCTGGAGATCCTCGCGGGCGGCACCGCCGACGACAGCGACGGCTTCTTCGTGCGCCCGACCGTGCTGCGCTCGGACGACCCGGAACACGAGGTGTTCACCACCGAGTACTTCGGCCCGGTGCTCGCGGTGCACGTCTACGACGACGCCCGGTACGACACCGTGCTGCGGCAGATGGAAGGCGTCGCGCCCTACGGGCTGACCGGGTCGATCATCGCGACCGACCGGGCCGCGATCGCGCACGCCACCGAGGAGCTGCGGTTCGCCGCGGGCAACTTCTACGTCAACGACAAGCCGACCGGCGCGGTCGTCGGCCAGCAGCCCTTCGGCGGCGGCCGGGCGTCGGGCACCAACGACAAGGCCGGGTCCGTCCACAACCTGCTCCGCTGGGTGAGCCCGCGCTCGATCAAGGAGACGTTCGTGCCGCCCACCACCGTCGGCTACCCCCACCAGGGCTGA
- a CDS encoding LLM class flavin-dependent oxidoreductase, with product MTITPHWFLPTSGDGRTIVERFHANRSRGPVAQRDADIGYLAQVARAAEQLGFEGVLTPTGTWCEDAWLTTAALIRETTRLKYLVAFRPGVISPTLAAQMAATYQRISGGRLLLNIVTGGDSIEQKRFGDFHDHDRRYARTDEFLTIARGVWSGEPFDFTGEHLSVEGATVLAPPDPVPPLYFGGSSPAALPVAARHADVYLTWGEPPAQVADKIRRVRELAQARGRTIRFGIRLHTISRDTSAEAWAEAGKLLDALSPEQVAKAQAQLAASESEGQRRMVALHGGGLGRGVRGLEIHPNLWAGIGLVRGGAGTAMVGSHAEVADLVEEYHALGIEEFVLSGYPHLEEAYWFAEGVLPELAHRGLLRGTRDRRVGLPEERHVAAQ from the coding sequence ATGACGATCACACCGCACTGGTTCCTGCCCACGTCCGGCGACGGGCGCACGATCGTGGAACGCTTCCACGCGAACCGATCGCGCGGACCGGTCGCGCAACGCGACGCCGACATCGGCTACCTGGCGCAGGTCGCGCGCGCCGCCGAGCAGCTCGGGTTCGAGGGCGTGCTGACCCCGACCGGCACGTGGTGCGAGGACGCGTGGCTGACCACGGCCGCGTTGATCCGCGAGACCACGCGGCTGAAGTACCTCGTCGCCTTCCGGCCCGGCGTCATCTCGCCGACGCTGGCCGCGCAGATGGCCGCCACCTACCAGCGGATCTCCGGCGGGCGGCTGCTGCTCAACATCGTCACCGGCGGCGACTCGATCGAGCAGAAGCGGTTCGGCGACTTCCACGACCACGACCGGCGCTACGCCCGCACCGACGAGTTCCTCACGATCGCGCGCGGCGTGTGGAGCGGCGAGCCCTTCGACTTCACCGGGGAGCACCTGTCGGTCGAGGGCGCCACGGTGCTCGCGCCGCCGGACCCGGTGCCGCCGCTGTACTTCGGCGGCTCGTCGCCGGCCGCGCTGCCGGTCGCGGCCCGGCACGCCGACGTCTACCTGACCTGGGGCGAGCCCCCGGCGCAGGTCGCGGACAAGATCCGGCGCGTGCGGGAACTGGCGCAGGCGCGGGGCCGCACGATCCGCTTCGGCATCCGGCTGCACACCATCTCCCGGGACACCTCGGCCGAGGCGTGGGCGGAGGCGGGGAAGCTGCTCGACGCGCTCAGCCCCGAGCAGGTCGCGAAGGCACAGGCACAGCTGGCGGCCAGCGAGTCGGAGGGGCAGCGCCGGATGGTCGCCCTGCACGGCGGCGGGCTCGGCCGGGGAGTGCGCGGGCTGGAGATCCACCCGAACCTGTGGGCGGGGATCGGCCTGGTCCGCGGCGGCGCCGGCACGGCGATGGTCGGCAGCCACGCCGAGGTCGCCGACCTGGTCGAGGAGTACCACGCGCTCGGCATCGAGGAGTTCGTGCTGTCCGGGTACCCGCACCTGGAGGAGGCGTACTGGTTCGCCGAGGGCGTGCTGCCCGAGCTGGCGCACCGCGGGCTGCTGCGCGGCACGCGGGACCGGCGGGTGGGACTGCCGGAGGAACGGCACGTCGCCGCGCAGTAA
- a CDS encoding proline dehydrogenase family protein — translation MLRTALLAAAGSPGCRSLVERSPLTRPVVRRFVAGSGVDEAVAATAALAGTGRAVTLDHLGEDTTDASRAAATVKAYVELLTLLADHGLAGGAEVSVKLSAVGQRLPDGDRVALDNARRICEAAAAAGTTVTLDAEDHTTTDATLGVLRELRADFPWTGAVLQAYLRRTEQDCRDLAHAGSRVRLCKGAYSEPASVAFPERSEVDRSYVRCLRVLMAGDGHPMVATHDPRMIAIAEELGRGRPDWEFQMLYGIRDAEQRRLARDHTVRVYVPYGDEWYGYFMRRLAERPANLAFFLRALVRR, via the coding sequence ATGTTGCGCACCGCGTTGCTCGCCGCCGCCGGGTCGCCGGGGTGCCGGTCGCTCGTCGAACGGTCCCCGCTGACCCGTCCGGTGGTCCGCCGCTTCGTCGCCGGGTCCGGAGTGGACGAAGCGGTGGCCGCGACCGCCGCCCTGGCCGGCACTGGCCGGGCGGTCACGCTCGACCACCTCGGCGAGGACACCACCGACGCGTCGAGGGCCGCGGCGACCGTCAAGGCCTACGTCGAACTGCTGACCCTGCTGGCCGATCACGGCCTCGCCGGCGGCGCCGAGGTGTCGGTGAAGCTGTCCGCCGTCGGGCAGCGGCTGCCCGACGGCGACCGGGTGGCCCTGGACAACGCCCGCCGCATCTGCGAAGCCGCGGCCGCGGCGGGCACCACGGTCACGCTCGACGCGGAGGACCACACCACGACCGACGCCACGCTCGGCGTGCTGCGCGAGCTGCGCGCGGACTTCCCGTGGACCGGCGCGGTCCTGCAGGCCTATCTGAGGCGGACCGAACAGGACTGCCGCGACCTCGCCCACGCGGGCTCGCGGGTCCGCCTGTGCAAGGGCGCCTACTCGGAGCCGGCCTCGGTCGCGTTCCCGGAGCGGTCCGAAGTGGACCGTTCGTACGTGCGGTGCCTGCGGGTGCTGATGGCCGGCGACGGGCACCCGATGGTCGCCACGCACGATCCGCGGATGATCGCCATCGCCGAGGAGCTGGGCCGCGGCCGGCCGGACTGGGAGTTCCAGATGCTGTACGGCATCCGCGACGCCGAGCAGCGGCGGCTCGCCCGCGACCACACCGTGCGCGTGTACGTCCCGTACGGCGACGAGTGGTACGGCTACTTCATGCGGCGGCTGGCCGAGCGCCCGGCGAACCTCGCGTTCTTCCTGCGGGCACTGGTCAGGCGGTGA
- a CDS encoding serine hydrolase domain-containing protein produces the protein MDRVEEIVDAVAAGTGFSGVVRVDSGGRTFAKAYSFAHRGLRVRNTVGTRFALASGTKGLTALTIAALAERGVLGLDTTARSLLGADLPLIGDEVTVGHLLAHTSGIGDYCDEEAGRPVTDHVLPVPVHELESTEDYLGVLDGHPPKFPPGQRFSYCNSGYVVLALLAERAARRPFPDLVRELVCEPAGMAATAFLRSDEPAAGVALGYLGQTRTNVFHLPVTGSGDGGVYSTAADVHAFWAALFAGRIVPLSRVREMTAARSGVPSEAMRYGLGFWLDGDAVVLEGYDAGVSFRTAYRPEVTCTVLSNTAEGAWPLARRLAELTA, from the coding sequence ATGGACCGGGTGGAGGAGATCGTCGACGCGGTGGCCGCCGGAACCGGGTTCTCCGGTGTCGTCCGGGTGGACTCCGGCGGCCGCACGTTCGCGAAGGCCTACAGCTTCGCCCACCGGGGGCTGCGGGTGCGCAACACCGTCGGCACCCGCTTCGCGCTGGCCAGTGGCACCAAGGGGCTCACGGCGCTGACGATCGCCGCGCTGGCCGAGCGCGGCGTGCTCGGACTGGACACCACCGCGCGGTCGCTGCTCGGCGCCGACCTGCCGTTGATCGGTGACGAGGTGACGGTCGGGCACCTGCTCGCGCACACCTCGGGCATCGGGGACTACTGCGACGAGGAGGCCGGCCGGCCGGTCACCGACCACGTCCTGCCGGTGCCCGTGCACGAACTGGAGTCCACGGAGGACTACCTGGGCGTGCTCGACGGCCATCCGCCGAAGTTCCCGCCCGGGCAGCGGTTCTCCTACTGCAACAGCGGTTACGTCGTGCTCGCCCTGCTCGCCGAGCGCGCCGCCCGCCGCCCGTTCCCGGATCTGGTCCGCGAGCTGGTCTGCGAGCCCGCGGGCATGGCCGCCACGGCGTTCCTGCGGTCCGACGAACCCGCGGCCGGGGTCGCGCTCGGCTATCTCGGCCAGACGCGGACCAACGTGTTCCACCTGCCCGTCACCGGCAGCGGGGACGGCGGCGTCTACTCGACCGCCGCCGACGTCCACGCCTTCTGGGCCGCGTTGTTCGCGGGCCGGATCGTCCCGCTCTCGCGGGTGCGGGAGATGACCGCCGCCCGCAGTGGCGTGCCCTCCGAGGCCATGCGCTACGGCCTGGGGTTCTGGCTCGACGGCGACGCGGTCGTCCTCGAGGGCTACGACGCCGGCGTGTCGTTCCGGACCGCGTACCGCCCGGAGGTCACCTGCACGGTGCTGTCCAACACCGCCGAGGGGGCCTGGCCGCTCGCGCGCCGGCTCGCGGAGCTCACCGCCTGA